AATGACATCGGCAGTTGATGCTCAATAGCTTCAAGGCTCCCATTTAGCGCATATAAAAAATACATATGCCACAGATAAATCCCAAAAGAGTAGCGGCTGATCATTTCAGTTTTTAGTGCTGCTTTCGGTAGCACAATCGCAAGAGCAAGCAAACCGAGCACCATCGCTGATGAATGCAGCAGCATGTCGACACGCTTTGAACTGGCTACTGTTAATACATCTGTGTAAACCAACACGAGGACGAGAACAGAGGTGACCAGTGGGGCTGCTAATAGCTTAAGATAATGCATTTTAATCCACGAACGTACCTTGTCGTAGGATTGACCAACATAAAATCCAGCAACAAAATAAAACAACCATCCTGGGAAAGGCACCCAATAATATCGCTCCCATATATACTCTCCATGCGGTATATTTGGCGCAGGGATAAAATTAAAAACAGCCAAATACGCAACATTAATAACAAATGCATAACCAACAATTCGATAAGGCTTCTGAGCTGACATCCACGTTTTTAATAGCCAATGCAGGCCATAAAACTGAAAGATAATCAACACAAAATACCCATGATAGTCCCCGATCACGGCATGCATGAATGAACGCCAAACAAAATCACTCCAGCCATCCGCTTTTGTCCAGGCATAGAACATCGCCAAGGCAAGATAAGGCAAAAAAAGATACAAAAAGCGCTTTTTGAAGAAGCCTTTTGGCAAAGGTTTATCCTTATATAAATACGCAATTAAAACTTCACTTAAAAAAATAAACGTCGGTGTGCCATAAAAAAGCACCATATAAAATGATTCCCAGATCACCCGAGCACTTATAGATATGTCCCCATAATGTGAGGATAGCAACGCTCTTTCAATCGTATGCAAAAGAACGATTGATACACACGCGATCGCCCTTAAAAATGTTAGCTCGCTTAACCACTTGGCTTTTTCCATTCATTTGCCTCCAAAAGCTCACCTTTTACAACCACTTCTTTCGTACATATAGATGTCGTTATAGGGAGCTTTACAAAAACGATACACAGCTTCACATTTGAATGAAAGCACAAAAGATTGCATTCTAATCCATACATATCCAATTCTTTATTTGCAGCAGCTGAGTTATTTCAATGAATTTAGTAAACAGTCCACGCAAACTCCCTATTTTCTACCGAAGTCTGCCTTCACTTCTCCCCATTGCTTCGTTTCCCATTTCAGCAAAGACGTATGGTAGGTTTCCGTTCGCAGCCAAGTCTCCGCCCGCTGTATCAAATCCCATAGACGCT
This genomic interval from Aureibacillus halotolerans contains the following:
- a CDS encoding acyltransferase family protein gives rise to the protein MEKAKWLSELTFLRAIACVSIVLLHTIERALLSSHYGDISISARVIWESFYMVLFYGTPTFIFLSEVLIAYLYKDKPLPKGFFKKRFLYLFLPYLALAMFYAWTKADGWSDFVWRSFMHAVIGDYHGYFVLIIFQFYGLHWLLKTWMSAQKPYRIVGYAFVINVAYLAVFNFIPAPNIPHGEYIWERYYWVPFPGWLFYFVAGFYVGQSYDKVRSWIKMHYLKLLAAPLVTSVLVLVLVYTDVLTVASSKRVDMLLHSSAMVLGLLALAIVLPKAALKTEMISRYSFGIYLWHMYFLYALNGSLEAIEHQLPMSLYIVVLCVGAILLSMGSMKIINLLPGGATLTGQVKPSTKNRTSSVASPERKASI